Within Desulfobacter sp., the genomic segment CAATGAAATACGCCTGGATTTTATCGCTCCAGCCGGGCAGAGGCTGTATTTTTTCCTCCAGGGACCGGAGAACGCTTTGGCCTTCATCCTCAATGATTTCGCAGAAAATGGCTTCTTTGTTTTTATAATAGTAGTAAAGTGAGGCCTTGTTCAGCCCCACCATAGCGCCAATATCGTCCATGGTGGTTTTTGCAAACCCGAAATGGGCGAAACAATGGGCAGCCGCCTTTAGAATCTCTTTTCTTTTTTCTGGATCCGCCATATTCCCCAATCGTTATATTCCGTCGGCCCAGATTATTTTCTGGGCCAGTGGATGTCAAGGAATAATAAAAAAAGGCCCGGCGCATGCACCGGGCCGCACGGGTGATTTAGAAGAATCTGTACTGGATGCCGATTCCGGCCTGGTAGAAAACTTTGTCATAGGTGACTTCCGGAGTGCGTTCTCCGCCACCTACTAAAGCAGGAAGATAGGTTGCCGGGGCCGTATCGTCTACGTAAAAATAACCGGCAAGGCCGAAGGTGAGTGCGAGCCGTTCACTCATTTTATATTTAGCGCCCAAAGAAACGGCATGACAATCCAGTGCCGGGCTCATTTTTTCGATGATTCCGAAATTTTCAGGTTTCATATCTACATCAATATACAGATACCCGGTACTGACACTCCATGCGTCATTTATATCGTACTGGAGGGCCAGGCCAATTTCATAGGAATCCCCGTCCACGGCATAGTTCTGGGTACCCCAGTCGGCATCATCTTCAAAAAAGTAGGTGAACGACGGCTTTAAGGTTAATTTGGGCATGAACTTCCATTCAAGACCAACAGCAAAAACTGCCGGTAGATCTCTGGCAGAACTCTGCCCGTGTACTCTGCCGTTAATAAATAGAATATTTTCGCCCACGGTTCCGCGGCTTTCATCTTTCACAGTCGTGTCCCAATCAAGGTTCACTCTGGTTTCATAACGGATACCGATATTCAGTTTGTCGTTTGGGTGGATGTTCAGACCGAAAATTCCTCCGAATCCGTCTGCTTCCTGCTCATATGCACCGATAACAAGCTGGCTGTTATATGTCCCGTGGATATCCACGTTTTTGTCTGTGATTATGTATCTCAAACCCGCGGCAACTGAGAACATGGAATTGATTTTGTATGCCAGCCCCGTTGTGAAAGTATAATCATAGCTTTCCGCATAGGCATATTCATTGGACATGGTTCCCCCTGGGAGAAGAATTTGTCCAGGATTGGGAGTGCCCGAGTTATAAATAGGGCTGGCTGGGTTGAACAGTCCTGCTAAAATGCCACTCGTAGCGAGGGCGCCGATCTCCTGGGTAATGATGTTCCCGTTTGAATATTCAATTTCACCGCCACCGCCATTAATTGTAAATGCACCCCAGATTGCCCATCTATCTTTTTTATATATACCAAATGCTGTGGGAACAACGCTTTTAAAATCTGCTGAGTGGTCGCTGCCTCCATATGTGTGATCGTAATCAAAGGCAAACGGTTGGAGGTCCACCTCGACATGAAAGCCGTTTTCAAGCAGCATCATGCCGGCCGGGTTGTATGCAGCCACATCAGCACCGTCCGTGGCGGCGTTGCGGCTCAGGCTGCCGGCGTAAGCCGCAGAGAAATTCTGTTTGTTATCAATACCGCCCGCAAAGGCAGGGGCTGCCAGCCCCAGGAACAGTCCCACCAACAACGTGTGTCTAAACCATGTCCTCATCAATGTCTCCTCCTGTTTGAGATTAACTTGCACTGATACATTCACGGGCCTATGCCCATTTGCCGACATTATTTTTTCCCGCTGCACCGCTCCGCTGGGAAGAATTGCTGGTTTCTTGTAAACGGCATTTCAAACTGTCAAACAGACATATGTTTTGTTTGAATGGTTGTCAAGTGAAAAATAATAATTAGCTAATTAATTTTGATTTAGTCTGTCCGGGAATAAATTGATGCGCTTTGGCGGGGGGCATGGTATAGAAAAGAGCCGACGCAGATACCTCAAATTCCAAGGCAGGGCAAGCATGTTTATACAAACCGGTATGACGGTGTTCAGCGCCGTATTTCAATTGTTTTTGATTTCACTGGCCGCAGGGATCATGATCCGGCGCCAGATGATCTCCCCGCTCCAGGTCCAGGCCCTTTCCGGTGTGACGGTCAACGTGTTTCTGCCTAGCCTGATTATAGCCAAGACAGTGGCCGGATTCCATCCTGAACAATTTGAAAACTGGTGGATACTGCCCCTGGCCGGGGTGGGCATGATTCTGGCCGGCCTTTTTTTCAGCGGATGGTTTTTTCGGTTCAAACCCCAAAAACGGCCGCTGATGGTGCTGTCCTCCATGCAGAACGGCATCTATATCCCCCTGCCCATCGGCCAGATTCTGTTTCCGGAGCAGTTTGACCAGTTTGCCCTCTATTGTTTTTTGCTTGTATTGGGGTTGAATCCCCTGATGTGGAGCCTGGGAAAGGTGATGCTCTCCGGCGGCCGGGAGAGCCGGATCCGGATGGGTGATTTCTTTTCACCGCCCCTGGCGGCCATATTTATTTCAGTGGCCCTGGTTTTTTCCGGCCTGGCCGGCCATATTCCCGGCCCGGTGATTTCGGCCGTGGATCTTCTGGGCCAGGCCACAGTGCCGGTGGCCGTCTTTGTCCTGGGAGCCACCATGGGGGCCATTTCCATGAAACAATGGCCGCCGGCCGGTGATATTATGGTTGTATTTCTGGTGAAATTTATCCTGGTGCCCGGCGTTGTGTTTGCCGTACTCTACTGGTCCGGCCTGGACCTGTCCATGCCCTTGGCCTGCAGCATGCTAATGGTGCAGGGGGCTTCGCCGCCGGCCACCAATCTTATCCTCATCGTGAAAAATTACGGAGGGGATGTTCAGACCGTCAGCACCATGATGCTGCTTCAATATTTGGCCTGTATCCTTATCATGCCGGTGTGGATTGCGACATGGCAGTATTTTTCCGGTTAAGCCGGCACATGGCTGATGCCCATTTTCAACTTGTTGGCCCGTCTTTTTTTAAGGCCCAGTGCCAATAGGGACAAGGTCATCTGGGTGGCGGGGTAAGCGGCCCATATCCCCTCGATGCCCATGCCCAGGGGCAGGGCAACCAGAAAGAGGGGGGTGAACACAAAGGGATCGGCGTATACCAGAATGGATGCATTTTTTCCATCGTCCATGGCGTAGAAATAGGCCGACATGACCCGGGCCACCACCACAAAAGGGGCGGAGATTGCCACGGCCACCATGGCGTTGATGCATTTTTCCGCTCCTTCATGGGACATGCCGTAGAAAATGGGGAATTCATAACGGGCCAGGTAAAAGGCGGCGGCGAAAAGGGCGCTGAGGCCCAGGCCCAGGGCGAAAGCCTTTTTCAAAACCATGTCAACACTTGCCCTGTCTTTTGCACCGGTGCAGTGGGACACCAGGGGCTGGATCCCGTCGGCAAGCCCCTGCATGATACTGTATACAAAATAGGCGGCGTATGCCATGACCGTATAGACGGCCACTGCCGAATTCCCACCGTAGTGGAGGCATTGGAAGTTGGTGAACATCTGAACCAGGGCCGGGGCAATGGTCAACCCGAAGGGGGAAAGACCGATTTTGGTGATTTCCAGGCTGGTTCTTCTGTCCATGGCATGCCAGGCCATGCGTGATCGGTACAGAGGGACCACGGCCATGGCCGCTACCAGGGTCTGGGCAATGCAGGTGGCCAGGGCAAGGCCTTCAAGACCCATGCCCAGCCCCAGCATGAACCAGGCGTCCAGAATGATATTGAGCACCATGCCCGTTGTCATCATGACCATGGAATATACAGGCATGCCGATGTTTTTGATCAGGGGGATGACCCCGGCCCCAAGGACCTGGAAAAATGTCCCCAGGGTGATGACCCGCATGTAGTTGTAGCAATAGTCGTAGATATTGCCCCGGGCCCCCAGCAAGGGGAGTATATCGTCAATGAGGAAATAGTAGAGGGGCATGAGGATGAGGGAGGCCAGAAACAGCAGCGTAAGGGTGGCTGACTTTGCTCCAAGGGCCCCTTTGCCGTCCCCGGCGCCGTCTCTGATGGACATGATGATGGCGCCCCCGGTTCCGATGCCCGTGCCGATGGCTGTCATCAGCGCCAGCAGGGGCCAGGCCAGGTTGATGGCGGTGAGGCCGTCGTCCCCCATGGCCTGGCATAAAAAATAGCCGTCTGCGATGCTGTACATGCCCACCAGGACCATGGACATCATAGACGGAATGACATATCTGAGAAACCGGTCTGCCATGCCTTTTTCACTCACCCTTTTTACTCCTTTCAACGGGTCAATATCAGCAAGGCAGGATCATAACCTTTCCCCTAGGAGGAAGGTCAATGCTTTTCTACAGGTTTTCAGGGGTGAAGGCGGTGACCTCGTCAATGGCGTGGGCATTGCAGAATAACATGGCCAGCCGGTCCATCCCCAGGGCAATGCCGGCGGCATCGGGCATGCGGTCCAGGTCGGCCAAAAATTTTTCAGGCATGGGCAGGGCAGGGTGCCCCGCCCGGGTCCGGGTACGGTTCTCTTCTTTAAACCGCTTTCTTTGTATCTCGGGGGTTGTCAGTTCGGTGAATCCGTTGGCCAATTCAATGCCGGCCACATAAAGCTCGAACCGCTGGGCCAGATTGGGGTTGCCCGGGTGGAGCCGGGCCAGGGAGGCCAGGGGCGCGGGATAATCGTATAGGATGCAGGGGCGCTCGTTACCCAGGTGGGGTTCGATGTCA encodes:
- a CDS encoding outer membrane protein transport protein, with amino-acid sequence MRTWFRHTLLVGLFLGLAAPAFAGGIDNKQNFSAAYAGSLSRNAATDGADVAAYNPAGMMLLENGFHVEVDLQPFAFDYDHTYGGSDHSADFKSVVPTAFGIYKKDRWAIWGAFTINGGGGEIEYSNGNIITQEIGALATSGILAGLFNPASPIYNSGTPNPGQILLPGGTMSNEYAYAESYDYTFTTGLAYKINSMFSVAAGLRYIITDKNVDIHGTYNSQLVIGAYEQEADGFGGIFGLNIHPNDKLNIGIRYETRVNLDWDTTVKDESRGTVGENILFINGRVHGQSSARDLPAVFAVGLEWKFMPKLTLKPSFTYFFEDDADWGTQNYAVDGDSYEIGLALQYDINDAWSVSTGYLYIDVDMKPENFGIIEKMSPALDCHAVSLGAKYKMSERLALTFGLAGYFYVDDTAPATYLPALVGGGERTPEVTYDKVFYQAGIGIQYRFF
- a CDS encoding AEC family transporter, with translation MFIQTGMTVFSAVFQLFLISLAAGIMIRRQMISPLQVQALSGVTVNVFLPSLIIAKTVAGFHPEQFENWWILPLAGVGMILAGLFFSGWFFRFKPQKRPLMVLSSMQNGIYIPLPIGQILFPEQFDQFALYCFLLVLGLNPLMWSLGKVMLSGGRESRIRMGDFFSPPLAAIFISVALVFSGLAGHIPGPVISAVDLLGQATVPVAVFVLGATMGAISMKQWPPAGDIMVVFLVKFILVPGVVFAVLYWSGLDLSMPLACSMLMVQGASPPATNLILIVKNYGGDVQTVSTMMLLQYLACILIMPVWIATWQYFSG